The Symphalangus syndactylus isolate Jambi chromosome 8, NHGRI_mSymSyn1-v2.1_pri, whole genome shotgun sequence genome includes a window with the following:
- the MAX gene encoding protein max isoform X5, translated as MLFWSSKGKARADQVLCSWGIHFSSSLMEDASKRKFRALEKARSSAQLQTNYPSSDNSLYTNAKGSTISAFDGGSDSSSESEPEEPQSRKKLRMEAS; from the exons ATGCTCTTCTGGAGCAGCAAG GGGAAAGCGAGAGCTGATCAAGTTCTTTGTTCCTGGGGAATtcacttctcttcctccctcatgGAAGATGCAAGTAAAAGGAAAT TCCGTGCACTGGAGAAGGCGAGGTCAAGTGCCCAACTGCAGACCAACTACCCCTCCTCAGACAACAGCCTCTACACCAACGCCAAGGGCAGCACCATCTCTGCCTTCGATGGGGGCTCGGACTCCAGCTCGGAGTCTGAGCCTGAAGAGCCCCAAAGCAGGAAGAAGCTCCGGATGGAGGCCAGCTAA
- the MAX gene encoding protein max isoform X6: protein MCCGKARADQVLCSWGIHFSSSLMEDASKRKFRALEKARSSAQLQTNYPSSDNSLYTNAKGSTISAFDGGSDSSSESEPEEPQSRKKLRMEAS, encoded by the exons ATGTGCTGT GGGAAAGCGAGAGCTGATCAAGTTCTTTGTTCCTGGGGAATtcacttctcttcctccctcatgGAAGATGCAAGTAAAAGGAAAT TCCGTGCACTGGAGAAGGCGAGGTCAAGTGCCCAACTGCAGACCAACTACCCCTCCTCAGACAACAGCCTCTACACCAACGCCAAGGGCAGCACCATCTCTGCCTTCGATGGGGGCTCGGACTCCAGCTCGGAGTCTGAGCCTGAAGAGCCCCAAAGCAGGAAGAAGCTCCGGATGGAGGCCAGCTAA